In Acidovorax sp. 106, the following proteins share a genomic window:
- the arfB gene encoding alternative ribosome rescue aminoacyl-tRNA hydrolase ArfB encodes MMLAVAPLLYVDEQEVEFSAMRAQGAGGQNVNKVSSAVHLRFDVPASSLPEPVKERLLALRDTRITQEGVVVIKAQQFRSQEQNRADALARLNALVQSVAVAPRTRRATKPTYGSQQRRLAGKSQRGETKALRGRVRGGD; translated from the coding sequence ATGATGCTGGCGGTGGCGCCTTTGCTGTACGTGGATGAGCAGGAGGTGGAGTTTTCTGCCATGCGCGCCCAGGGGGCGGGTGGGCAGAATGTGAACAAGGTGTCGAGCGCGGTGCACCTGCGCTTTGATGTGCCCGCCTCTTCATTGCCCGAGCCGGTGAAAGAGCGCCTGCTGGCCCTGCGTGACACGCGCATCACCCAAGAGGGGGTAGTGGTGATCAAGGCGCAGCAGTTTCGCAGCCAGGAGCAAAACCGCGCCGATGCGCTGGCGCGGCTGAATGCGCTAGTGCAGTCTGTGGCTGTGGCGCCCCGCACGCGCCGCGCCACCAAGCCCACCTATGGCTCCCAGCAGCGCCGCTTGGCAGGTAAAAGCCAGCGGGGTGAGACCAAGGCGCTGCGGGGCAGGGTGCGGGGCGGGGATTGA
- a CDS encoding class III extradiol ring-cleavage dioxygenase — translation MSATPSAPQVTSANAPALALPALFVSHGAPLFAVDAGETGPALGRWGQDLKAQFPGLRGVVIMSPHWMARSPLVMAGPQPATWHDFGGFPPALYQLQYPAPGSPALAAEVVALLSAAGMPAQGDAARPFDHGAWVPLMHLFPQADVPVVQVALPAAAGPAEVYAMGAALRSLRSQGVLVMGSGSMTHNLSEFFGGSTEPAPYVVEFSRWIEDAVVRGDLKALLNYRSQAPHAARAHPTEDHFLPLFFALGAAGDDLRANYLSREVMYSVLAMDAFALHPVH, via the coding sequence ATGTCTGCCACACCGTCAGCCCCCCAAGTCACGTCTGCGAATGCCCCGGCCTTGGCTTTGCCTGCGCTGTTTGTCTCGCACGGTGCACCGCTGTTTGCGGTGGACGCAGGTGAGACGGGGCCAGCGCTGGGGCGCTGGGGGCAGGATTTGAAGGCGCAGTTTCCGGGGCTGCGGGGCGTGGTCATCATGTCGCCGCATTGGATGGCGCGCTCGCCCTTGGTCATGGCGGGCCCGCAGCCTGCGACGTGGCATGACTTTGGCGGGTTTCCGCCTGCGCTGTACCAGTTGCAATACCCCGCACCGGGCTCGCCAGCGCTGGCGGCCGAGGTGGTGGCGCTGCTCAGCGCTGCGGGCATGCCCGCGCAGGGCGATGCCGCCCGGCCGTTTGACCACGGTGCCTGGGTGCCGCTGATGCACCTGTTTCCGCAGGCCGATGTGCCGGTGGTGCAGGTGGCTTTGCCCGCAGCGGCTGGCCCGGCAGAGGTGTATGCCATGGGCGCTGCGTTGCGCAGCTTGCGCAGCCAGGGCGTGCTGGTGATGGGCTCGGGCAGCATGACGCACAACCTGTCGGAGTTTTTTGGCGGGTCCACTGAGCCCGCACCGTACGTGGTCGAGTTCAGCCGCTGGATTGAAGACGCCGTGGTGCGTGGCGACCTGAAGGCGCTGCTGAACTACCGCAGCCAGGCGCCGCACGCTGCGCGCGCCCACCCGACCGAAGACCACTTTTTGCCGCTGTTTTTTGCCCTGGGCGCTGCGGGCGACGATTTGCGCGCAAACTACCTCAGCCGCGAGGTGATGTACAGCGTGCTGGCCATGGATGCGTTTGCCTTGCACCCTGTTCACTGA
- a CDS encoding alpha/beta hydrolase has translation MLDLPLTFLQRPAAASTPHPWLLVLMHGVGSNEQDLFGLASHIPDHFHVVSLRAPFRMGPGSFAWFDFSIEPNGERSINEAQEAQSRALVAQAVAAASAQLHVAPERVVVGGFSQGGIMALSLLLTQPGLLHAAMVWHSRLLAQVVPLTAPAEALHGRQLWLSHGTHDNVIPIAHAHAIAHHMAQLPVSVTFREFPGAHEIRPAELAATVTWLQGLGSTPSAVL, from the coding sequence ATGCTTGATTTGCCACTCACCTTTTTGCAGCGCCCCGCTGCTGCTTCCACTCCCCACCCCTGGCTGCTGGTGCTGATGCACGGCGTGGGCAGCAACGAGCAAGATTTGTTTGGTCTGGCGTCGCACATTCCAGACCATTTCCATGTGGTGAGCCTGCGCGCACCGTTTCGCATGGGGCCGGGCTCGTTTGCGTGGTTTGATTTTTCGATCGAGCCCAATGGCGAGCGCTCCATCAACGAAGCCCAAGAAGCGCAAAGCCGCGCCCTGGTGGCACAGGCTGTGGCCGCTGCGTCTGCCCAGCTCCACGTTGCCCCCGAGCGGGTGGTGGTGGGCGGCTTCAGCCAGGGCGGCATCATGGCGCTGTCGCTGCTGTTGACCCAGCCCGGCTTGCTGCACGCCGCCATGGTGTGGCACAGCCGCTTGCTGGCGCAGGTGGTGCCCCTCACGGCCCCGGCCGAGGCGCTGCACGGCCGCCAACTGTGGCTGAGCCACGGCACGCACGACAACGTCATCCCCATCGCGCATGCGCATGCCATTGCGCACCACATGGCGCAGTTGCCGGTGTCGGTCACGTTCCGGGAGTTTCCGGGCGCGCACGAGATTCGCCCCGCAGAACTGGCGGCCACGGTGACCTGGCTGCAGGGGCTGGGCAGCACGCCTTCCGCTGTGCTGTAA
- a CDS encoding DUF3014 domain-containing protein translates to MPDKEDTRFRPPRRQASPVLLAVGAGALVLAAAVGAWVWLKPAQPGPVLAAAPAQGAAPAAPNAAPAPAGVQNPVGVLGPPDTALPPLAESDVMVTELLSEVLGAGQVSSLLQTESFARRVVATVDSLTQAHAPVRVWPVHPTPQRFLVDGEGAELVAAKPNAARYAAMLGFAESVPMDNAVALYARLYPLFQQAYEELGYPNRYFNDRLVAVLDHLIKAPEPQGPLLLKLTSVQTEVPDPRPWLRYEFADPALQALSSGQKIMVRMGPANEARAKAVLRELRKRIATSELARR, encoded by the coding sequence ATGCCTGACAAAGAAGACACCCGATTTCGGCCGCCCCGGCGGCAAGCATCGCCCGTGCTGCTGGCGGTGGGGGCCGGGGCCCTGGTGCTGGCAGCGGCGGTGGGTGCCTGGGTGTGGCTCAAGCCCGCGCAGCCCGGCCCGGTGCTGGCTGCAGCCCCCGCGCAGGGCGCTGCCCCTGCGGCGCCCAACGCCGCACCGGCGCCCGCCGGGGTGCAAAACCCCGTGGGCGTGCTGGGCCCGCCCGATACGGCCTTGCCTCCGCTGGCCGAATCGGATGTGATGGTGACGGAGCTACTGTCCGAAGTGCTGGGTGCAGGCCAGGTGTCGTCGCTCTTGCAGACCGAATCGTTTGCGCGCCGCGTAGTGGCCACGGTAGACAGCCTGACCCAGGCCCATGCCCCTGTGCGTGTGTGGCCGGTGCACCCCACCCCCCAGCGCTTTTTGGTGGACGGCGAAGGGGCCGAACTGGTGGCCGCCAAGCCCAATGCCGCGCGCTACGCGGCCATGCTGGGGTTTGCCGAGTCGGTGCCCATGGACAACGCGGTGGCACTGTATGCGCGGCTGTACCCGCTGTTTCAGCAGGCGTATGAAGAGCTGGGCTACCCCAATCGTTACTTCAACGACCGGCTGGTGGCCGTGCTGGACCACCTGATCAAAGCCCCAGAGCCACAGGGCCCGCTGCTGCTCAAGCTGACCTCGGTGCAAACCGAGGTGCCCGACCCACGGCCCTGGCTGCGCTATGAGTTTGCCGACCCGGCGCTGCAGGCGTTGTCGAGCGGCCAGAAAATCATGGTGCGCATGGGTCCTGCCAACGAGGCCCGCGCCAAGGCCGTGCTGCGCGAGCTGCGCAAGCGCATTGCAACGAGTGAGCTGGCGCGGCGCTGA
- a CDS encoding Lrp/AsnC family transcriptional regulator: MKLDTIDLRILAELQADGSLSNVELARRVHLSPSPCLARVKALEAAGVISRYVALASSAALGLGLNVFINISLKTQSKEALADFERRIAEHDEVMECYLMTGDSDYLIRVALADMAALERFILEQLSPIPGVEKIRSSFALKQVRYKTALPLPKA; the protein is encoded by the coding sequence ATGAAACTGGACACCATCGATTTGCGCATTCTGGCCGAGCTGCAGGCCGACGGCTCGCTCTCCAACGTGGAGCTGGCGCGGCGCGTGCACCTGTCGCCCTCGCCGTGCCTAGCGCGGGTCAAGGCGCTGGAGGCTGCGGGCGTCATCAGCCGCTATGTGGCGCTGGCAAGCAGTGCCGCGCTGGGGCTGGGCTTGAATGTGTTCATCAACATCAGCCTCAAAACCCAAAGCAAGGAAGCCCTGGCCGACTTTGAGCGCCGCATTGCCGAACACGACGAAGTAATGGAGTGCTACCTGATGACCGGCGACAGCGACTATCTGATCCGCGTCGCGCTGGCCGACATGGCGGCGCTGGAACGCTTCATCCTGGAGCAGCTCTCCCCCATTCCGGGGGTGGAGAAGATCCGCTCCAGTTTTGCGCTGAAGCAGGTGCGCTACAAAACCGCGCTGCCGCTGCCCAAGGCTTGA
- the mdeB gene encoding alpha-ketoglutarate dehydrogenase, protein MNAPTPHTLLQAADPVAFDCTLGAPDADPQETAEWRDAFVALVATEGPERARHILAELVHLARTQQIGWQPQLNTPYVNTVAVQNQPVFPGDLAVEERLASIMRWNALAMVVRANQAYGELGGHIASYASAADLFESGFNHFFRAREGLGEGQHRGDLVFFQPHSAPGVYARAFLEGRLSEQDLLHYRQELTAPAAGAQGLCSYPHPWLMPDFWQFPTGSMGIGPISSIYHARFMRYLTHRNLLNCQGRKVWGVFGDGEMDEPESMSALTLAAREGLDNLVWVVNCNLQRLDGPVRGNGRIIDELERLFAGAGWNVVKLVWGSDWDGLFARDLTGALVRTLQGTVDGQMQTFAAKDGRFNRDNFFGQSPELAALAQGMTDEQIDRLKRGGHDLVKIHAAYAAAAAHKGQPTVILAHTKKGYGMGTAGQGKMTTHSQKKFDDTDLIEFRNRFNLPLTDEQATSLAFFKPAEDSAEMRYLRSHRQALGGYLPRRETACDALPVPPLASYAQFALQPQDKEMSTTMAFVRMLGTLLKDATLGPRIVPIVADEARTFGMANLFKQVGIYSSVGQRYAPEDIGSVLSYREALDGQILEEGISEAGAIASWTAAATSYSVHGLAMLPFYIYYSMFGFQRVGDAIWAAADQRARGFLLGATSGRTTLGGEGLQHQDGTSHLVAATIPNCKAYDPAYAGEMAVIIDAGMREMVAEQRDVFYYVTLMNENYAQPDLPADAAEGVLRGCYVFRSYQRLKDGHESPISSKSVTLMGSGAILTEVVKAAELLAAEGVEVTVLSVTSWSELARDGIACEQRAMDGDAVPQTPWLAQQLAGTQGPVIAATDYVRAVPETVRAFVPEGRRYLTLGTDGFGRSDTRAALRQFFGVDAQAVAKAARFALQRGV, encoded by the coding sequence ATGAACGCCCCCACACCCCACACCCTGCTGCAAGCCGCTGATCCCGTCGCCTTCGATTGCACCCTGGGTGCGCCGGATGCGGACCCCCAAGAAACCGCCGAATGGCGCGATGCCTTTGTGGCCTTGGTGGCCACCGAGGGGCCAGAGCGGGCGCGCCACATCCTGGCCGAGCTGGTGCACCTGGCGCGCACCCAGCAAATTGGCTGGCAGCCCCAGCTCAACACGCCTTACGTGAACACGGTGGCGGTGCAGAACCAGCCAGTGTTTCCTGGCGACCTGGCCGTGGAAGAGCGGCTGGCGTCCATCATGCGCTGGAACGCGCTGGCCATGGTGGTGCGGGCCAACCAGGCGTATGGAGAACTGGGTGGCCACATCGCCAGCTACGCCAGCGCTGCAGACCTTTTTGAAAGCGGCTTCAACCATTTCTTCCGTGCCCGCGAGGGGCTGGGCGAAGGGCAGCACCGGGGCGATTTGGTGTTCTTTCAGCCCCACAGCGCGCCGGGCGTGTATGCGCGGGCGTTTCTGGAAGGGCGCTTGTCTGAACAAGACCTGCTGCACTACCGCCAGGAACTCACGGCGCCCGCAGCCGGAGCCCAGGGCCTGTGCAGCTACCCGCACCCTTGGCTGATGCCCGACTTCTGGCAGTTCCCCACAGGCTCGATGGGCATCGGCCCTATCAGCAGCATCTACCACGCGCGCTTCATGCGCTACCTCACGCACCGCAACCTGCTCAATTGCCAAGGTAGAAAAGTGTGGGGTGTGTTTGGCGACGGCGAGATGGACGAGCCCGAGAGCATGAGCGCGCTGACCCTGGCCGCGCGCGAAGGCCTGGACAACCTGGTTTGGGTGGTCAACTGCAACCTGCAGCGCCTGGACGGCCCGGTGCGCGGCAATGGCCGCATCATCGACGAGTTGGAGCGCCTGTTTGCCGGTGCGGGCTGGAACGTGGTCAAGCTGGTGTGGGGCAGCGACTGGGACGGCCTGTTTGCCCGCGACCTGACCGGCGCGCTGGTGCGCACGCTGCAAGGCACGGTGGACGGGCAAATGCAGACTTTTGCCGCCAAGGACGGGCGCTTTAACCGCGACAACTTCTTCGGCCAAAGCCCCGAACTGGCCGCGCTGGCACAGGGCATGACGGACGAGCAGATTGACCGCCTCAAGCGCGGCGGGCACGACCTGGTGAAGATCCACGCCGCCTACGCTGCAGCCGCCGCCCACAAGGGCCAGCCCACCGTGATCCTGGCCCACACCAAAAAGGGCTACGGCATGGGCACGGCCGGGCAGGGCAAGATGACCACGCACAGCCAAAAGAAGTTCGACGATACGGACCTCATCGAGTTTCGCAACCGCTTTAACCTGCCGCTCACGGACGAGCAGGCCACCAGTCTCGCCTTTTTCAAGCCCGCCGAAGACAGCGCCGAGATGCGCTACCTGCGCAGCCACCGCCAGGCGCTGGGCGGCTACCTGCCCCGGCGCGAGACGGCCTGTGACGCATTGCCCGTGCCGCCCCTGGCCAGCTACGCCCAGTTTGCGCTGCAGCCGCAGGACAAGGAGATGAGCACCACCATGGCCTTTGTGCGCATGCTGGGCACGCTGCTGAAAGACGCCACGCTGGGTCCGCGCATCGTGCCCATCGTGGCCGACGAGGCGCGCACCTTTGGCATGGCCAATTTGTTCAAGCAGGTGGGCATCTACAGCAGCGTGGGCCAGCGCTATGCGCCGGAAGACATCGGCTCGGTGCTCAGCTACCGTGAGGCGCTGGACGGCCAAATCTTGGAAGAAGGCATCAGCGAGGCGGGTGCGATTGCGAGCTGGACGGCGGCGGCCACCAGCTACAGCGTGCATGGCCTGGCCATGCTGCCGTTCTACATCTACTACTCGATGTTCGGCTTTCAGCGCGTGGGCGACGCCATTTGGGCCGCCGCCGACCAGCGTGCGCGTGGCTTCTTGCTGGGCGCCACGTCAGGCCGCACCACACTGGGCGGCGAGGGGCTGCAGCACCAGGACGGCACCAGCCACCTGGTGGCAGCGACCATCCCCAACTGCAAGGCGTATGACCCGGCCTACGCGGGCGAGATGGCCGTCATCATCGACGCTGGCATGCGCGAGATGGTGGCCGAGCAGCGCGACGTTTTCTACTACGTCACGCTGATGAACGAGAACTACGCACAGCCCGATTTGCCTGCGGATGCAGCCGAGGGGGTATTGCGTGGATGCTATGTTTTCAGGAGCTACCAGCGCTTGAAGGACGGGCATGAGAGCCCGATTTCATCCAAATCCGTTACCCTCATGGGCTCGGGTGCCATACTGACCGAAGTAGTCAAGGCAGCCGAGCTGCTGGCGGCCGAAGGCGTGGAGGTGACGGTGCTGAGCGTGACCAGCTGGAGCGAGCTGGCCCGCGACGGCATCGCCTGCGAGCAGCGCGCCATGGACGGTGATGCGGTCCCCCAGACCCCGTGGCTGGCGCAGCAACTGGCAGGAACCCAGGGCCCCGTGATTGCCGCCACCGACTACGTGCGCGCTGTGCCAGAAACCGTACGTGCCTTCGTGCCCGAAGGCCGCCGCTACCTCACCCTGGGCACCGACGGCTTTGGCCGCAGCGACACGCGCGCGGCACTGCGCCAGTTCTTCGGGGTGGATGCGCAGGCAGTGGCCAAGGCGGCGCGGTTTGCGCTGCAGCGGGGTGTTTGA
- a CDS encoding DUF2267 domain-containing protein yields MPPPFEYQNPTLQFERFLVSARDHAGLPTTNMAWNMVVGVLHAFRSRLSLADGIRFARVLPPMVRALFVEDWDPNQPPKDFGDASAWLADVRSVRHEHNFSPDNAVLAVARALREQVHPPTWDRTMESMPEGARSYWAVD; encoded by the coding sequence ATGCCGCCTCCTTTTGAATACCAAAACCCTACGCTGCAGTTCGAGCGATTTCTGGTGTCCGCTCGCGATCACGCTGGCCTGCCCACCACCAACATGGCCTGGAATATGGTGGTGGGGGTTTTGCATGCCTTCCGATCCCGCCTGAGTCTGGCCGACGGCATTCGATTTGCGCGGGTGCTGCCGCCCATGGTGCGCGCCCTGTTTGTGGAAGATTGGGACCCCAATCAGCCGCCGAAGGATTTTGGCGATGCGAGTGCGTGGCTGGCCGATGTGCGGTCGGTCCGGCACGAGCACAACTTTTCGCCCGACAACGCGGTGCTGGCTGTCGCTCGCGCTTTGCGTGAACAGGTGCATCCGCCCACATGGGACCGGACCATGGAATCCATGCCCGAGGGCGCGCGCAGCTATTGGGCGGTGGATTAA
- a CDS encoding zinc-dependent peptidase: MPPILNRLWRHVRATVAPVPDISADLWLQTLQRYPFLAALSLHEQSKLRALSALFLDQKQFHGAHDLTVTDAMAIDIAAQACLPLLHLGEAAKALDWYDDFVTIVVHPGEAVARRQTVDEAGVVHEHTQVLLGEAMERGPVMLSWQHIANAHENTERGHNVVVHEFVHKLDMRTGTANGCPPLPAGFMGARTGRGAYEAWWNAWEPAYQNFRERVILAERFGAEQPWLDAYGATSPTEFFAVACEAYFVNRSRFAQEFAALVPVLDAFFMRSTDLRGL, translated from the coding sequence ATGCCTCCCATCCTCAATCGGCTTTGGCGCCATGTGCGCGCCACCGTGGCCCCCGTGCCCGACATCTCGGCAGACCTGTGGCTGCAGACACTGCAGCGCTACCCGTTTTTGGCCGCGCTGTCGCTGCACGAACAAAGCAAGCTGCGCGCACTGAGTGCGCTGTTTCTGGACCAAAAGCAGTTCCACGGCGCGCACGACCTCACGGTGACCGATGCCATGGCCATCGACATTGCGGCGCAGGCCTGCCTGCCGCTGCTGCACCTGGGCGAAGCCGCCAAGGCGCTGGACTGGTACGACGATTTCGTGACCATCGTGGTGCACCCCGGCGAGGCCGTGGCGCGCCGCCAGACGGTGGACGAGGCCGGTGTGGTGCACGAACACACCCAGGTGCTGCTGGGCGAAGCCATGGAGCGCGGCCCGGTGATGCTGAGCTGGCAGCATATTGCCAACGCACACGAGAACACCGAGCGCGGGCACAACGTGGTGGTACACGAGTTTGTGCACAAGCTCGACATGCGCACGGGCACGGCCAACGGCTGCCCGCCCCTGCCTGCGGGCTTCATGGGCGCGCGCACGGGCCGTGGCGCTTATGAAGCCTGGTGGAACGCGTGGGAGCCTGCCTACCAGAACTTTCGCGAGCGCGTCATCCTGGCCGAGCGCTTTGGCGCTGAGCAGCCCTGGCTAGATGCGTACGGCGCCACGTCACCCACCGAATTTTTTGCCGTGGCTTGCGAAGCGTACTTTGTGAACCGGTCGCGCTTTGCGCAAGAGTTTGCGGCGCTGGTGCCGGTGCTCGATGCGTTCTTCATGCGCTCGACAGACCTGCGCGGGCTGTAA
- a CDS encoding UDP-2,3-diacylglucosamine diphosphatase — protein sequence MTPTVPTFAELVAPAHWRTVDFISDLHLQSSEPATVAACLHYLQATPADAIFLLGDIFEVWVGDDALDDPGSFEAQVCAQLQAAAQRCALYFMHGNRDFLAGNAFLQHCGITGLPDPTVLTFAGQRYLLSHGDLLCIDDTDYQRFRVQARSSAWQQQFLSQPLATRRAQARGIRQESEARKQSGAIYADVDHASAIAWLQAAGAHTLIHGHTHRPADHALAPGLQRVVLSDWDATALPPRLETLRLSAAGLERVALAPMYQPS from the coding sequence GTGACCCCGACCGTGCCCACGTTCGCGGAGCTTGTTGCTCCTGCGCACTGGCGCACGGTCGATTTCATTTCGGACCTGCACCTGCAGTCCAGCGAGCCCGCCACCGTGGCCGCATGCCTGCACTACCTGCAGGCCACACCCGCCGATGCCATCTTTCTGCTCGGCGACATTTTTGAAGTCTGGGTGGGCGACGACGCCCTCGACGACCCTGGCAGCTTCGAGGCCCAGGTCTGCGCCCAACTGCAAGCCGCTGCACAACGCTGCGCGCTGTACTTCATGCACGGCAACCGCGACTTTTTGGCGGGCAATGCCTTTTTGCAGCACTGCGGCATCACCGGCCTGCCAGACCCCACCGTGCTGACCTTTGCAGGCCAGCGCTATTTGCTCAGCCATGGCGACCTGCTGTGCATTGACGACACGGACTACCAGCGCTTTCGCGTACAGGCGCGCAGCAGCGCCTGGCAGCAACAGTTTTTGTCCCAGCCCCTGGCCACGCGGCGCGCGCAGGCACGCGGTATTCGGCAAGAGAGCGAGGCGCGCAAGCAGTCCGGCGCCATCTATGCCGATGTGGACCACGCCAGCGCCATCGCCTGGCTGCAAGCGGCAGGCGCCCACACACTCATCCACGGCCACACCCACCGGCCCGCTGACCACGCCCTGGCCCCGGGCCTGCAGCGCGTGGTGCTGAGCGACTGGGACGCCACCGCATTGCCCCCCCGGCTGGAAACACTGCGTTTGTCCGCAGCGGGCTTGGAACGGGTGGCCCTGGCCCCCATGTACCAGCCATCCTGA
- a CDS encoding peptidylprolyl isomerase codes for MSNPQVELHITGYGVITLELDAANAPKSTENFLAYVNKGHYNNTIFHRVIPGFMVQGGGFEPGMNQKNSDAPIENEAKNGLKNANYTVAMARTSDPHSATAQFFINVADNGFLNHTSPTPQGWGYAVFGKVVSGTDVVDKIKAVKTGRKGFHDDVPKEDVVIEKAVAL; via the coding sequence ATGAGCAACCCACAAGTCGAACTGCACATCACCGGCTACGGCGTCATCACCCTCGAGCTGGATGCTGCCAACGCGCCTAAGTCCACCGAGAACTTCCTGGCCTACGTGAACAAGGGCCACTACAACAACACGATTTTTCACCGTGTGATCCCCGGTTTCATGGTGCAAGGCGGCGGCTTTGAGCCAGGCATGAACCAGAAGAACTCCGATGCCCCCATCGAGAACGAAGCCAAGAACGGCCTGAAGAACGCCAACTACACCGTGGCCATGGCCCGCACCAGCGACCCGCACTCGGCCACTGCACAGTTCTTCATCAACGTGGCCGACAACGGCTTCTTGAACCACACCTCGCCCACACCCCAAGGCTGGGGCTACGCCGTGTTTGGCAAAGTGGTTTCGGGCACCGACGTGGTCGACAAGATCAAGGCTGTGAAGACGGGCCGCAAGGGCTTCCATGACGACGTGCCAAAGGAAGACGTGGTCATCGAAAAGGCTGTGGCACTCTGA
- a CDS encoding peptidylprolyl isomerase has translation MISKRKSMLALSGLALAAMFSVATAQAQTAPKVKLATSMGDIVVQLDPAKAPKSVENFLSYVNDKHYDGTVFHRVMDGFMIQGGGFTADMVQKPTKPPIPLEASNGLKNDTYTIAMARTSNPNSATSQFFINVKDNAMLNAPNPDGHGYAVFGKVVEGTAVVDKIKAVATGNKGGHQNVPNTPITITSATVVK, from the coding sequence ATGATTTCCAAAAGAAAATCGATGCTGGCGCTTTCAGGACTTGCGCTAGCAGCTATGTTTTCAGTAGCAACAGCCCAAGCGCAAACCGCACCCAAGGTCAAGCTCGCTACGTCCATGGGCGACATCGTGGTGCAGCTCGACCCTGCCAAGGCCCCCAAGTCGGTCGAGAACTTCCTCTCCTACGTGAACGACAAGCACTACGACGGCACCGTCTTCCACCGCGTGATGGACGGCTTCATGATCCAGGGCGGCGGCTTTACCGCCGATATGGTGCAAAAGCCCACCAAGCCGCCGATTCCGCTCGAAGCCAGCAACGGCCTCAAGAACGACACCTACACCATCGCCATGGCGCGCACGAGCAACCCCAACTCGGCCACCTCGCAGTTCTTCATCAACGTGAAGGACAACGCCATGCTCAACGCCCCCAACCCCGACGGCCACGGCTATGCCGTGTTCGGCAAGGTGGTGGAAGGCACTGCCGTGGTCGACAAGATCAAGGCCGTGGCCACCGGCAACAAGGGCGGCCACCAGAACGTGCCCAACACCCCCATCACCATCACTTCCGCCACCGTGGTGAAGTGA
- a CDS encoding L,D-transpeptidase family protein: MAVTLFALAAQSAAAPPVHAQASQPAAKSKRPTPAAQRAAPTPVAPKALQDGQAETRLLKVYQLASEGRGREALAQAESLAREYPNFQLAQLAVGDLLAARVRPIKQLGDVPEPALPYPPEVTATLDELRTESRQRVQAQRARPAATHIPAQFVELAPRYKHAIAIDASRSRLYLFENTDKGLKLVADYYASVGKSGIEKASEGDQRTPLGVYFITSRLDPATLKDFYGAGALPINYPNPLDQSRGKTGSGIWLHGTPPEQFSRAPLATDGCVALANPDLERILRTVEPRSTPVVIAQKLQWVQAQSMQAERQSFETVLNAWRTAKSNGDMNRLLGFYAPDFQSYKKKPLGEWAAVLQAEAQALKGRTVHLKDKAYLRWTDSADTMVVTFGEVAEGARTGPIKRQYWTRRGQQWQIFFEGVIG; the protein is encoded by the coding sequence ATGGCCGTGACCCTGTTCGCCTTGGCGGCGCAGTCTGCAGCGGCCCCGCCGGTGCATGCGCAAGCATCGCAGCCAGCGGCCAAAAGCAAGCGCCCCACCCCCGCTGCGCAGCGCGCCGCCCCAACCCCTGTGGCCCCCAAGGCGCTGCAAGACGGTCAGGCCGAAACGCGCCTGCTCAAGGTGTATCAATTGGCCAGCGAGGGGCGCGGCCGCGAGGCACTGGCCCAGGCCGAAAGCCTGGCCCGCGAATACCCCAATTTCCAGCTCGCACAACTGGCCGTGGGCGACTTGCTGGCCGCGCGCGTGCGCCCCATCAAGCAGCTGGGCGATGTGCCAGAGCCAGCCCTGCCCTACCCGCCCGAAGTGACCGCCACGCTCGATGAGCTGCGCACCGAGTCGCGCCAGCGCGTGCAGGCCCAGCGCGCCCGCCCGGCGGCTACGCACATTCCGGCGCAATTTGTCGAGCTGGCCCCGCGCTACAAGCACGCCATTGCCATCGACGCCTCACGCTCGCGGCTGTACCTGTTTGAGAACACGGACAAGGGCCTGAAGCTGGTGGCCGACTACTACGCTTCGGTGGGCAAGTCGGGCATTGAAAAAGCCTCTGAAGGAGACCAGCGCACGCCCCTGGGCGTGTACTTCATCACCAGCCGCCTCGACCCGGCCACGCTCAAAGACTTCTACGGCGCGGGCGCCCTGCCCATCAACTACCCCAACCCGCTGGACCAGAGCCGGGGCAAGACCGGCAGCGGCATCTGGCTGCATGGCACGCCACCTGAGCAGTTCTCGCGTGCGCCACTGGCCACCGATGGCTGCGTGGCCCTGGCCAACCCTGATCTGGAGCGCATCTTGCGCACGGTAGAGCCACGCTCCACCCCCGTGGTCATCGCGCAGAAGCTGCAGTGGGTGCAGGCCCAGAGCATGCAGGCCGAGCGCCAGTCGTTTGAGACGGTGCTCAATGCCTGGCGCACCGCCAAGTCCAACGGCGATATGAACCGCTTGCTAGGCTTTTACGCCCCCGACTTTCAGAGCTACAAGAAAAAGCCCCTGGGCGAATGGGCCGCCGTGCTGCAAGCCGAGGCCCAGGCACTCAAGGGCCGCACTGTCCACCTCAAGGACAAGGCCTACCTGCGCTGGACCGATTCGGCCGACACCATGGTGGTAACGTTCGGCGAAGTGGCCGAGGGCGCACGCACCGGCCCCATCAAACGCCAATACTGGACGCGGCGCGGCCAGCAGTGGCAAATCTTTTTTGAAGGAGTGATTGGATGA